From Hymenobacter sedentarius, a single genomic window includes:
- the rluF gene encoding 23S rRNA pseudouridine(2604) synthase RluF, producing the protein MPLASSTRLNKFISESGLCSRREADRFIEQGLVLINGKPAGVGDQVRARDRVTVNGHKLEPKQAEDAVYLAFNKPVGITSTSEPGVRGNIVDYVNHAARVFPIGRLDKDSSGLIFLTSDGDIVNKILRAGNKHEKEYVVTVNRILSDQMLDEMAHGIPMLGTVTKPCLIQKETPYIFRITLVQGLNRQIRRMVEHFGYEVTKLERVRIMNVTLKGLPVGDWRELTPTELAGIMKMVEKSSGTEDASGVKRAPKTPAVDRRPKSGPPTQKNPSANGWWGPRPDKAAAPGSGKRPAKASPGGAARPKSKGPSATGSRPASTGKTGAGGRSKGPAPRRRGG; encoded by the coding sequence ATGCCCCTTGCCTCCTCCACCCGCCTCAATAAATTCATCAGCGAAAGCGGCCTGTGCTCGCGCCGCGAAGCCGACCGCTTCATCGAGCAGGGCTTGGTGCTCATCAACGGCAAGCCAGCCGGGGTGGGCGACCAAGTGCGCGCCCGCGACCGCGTGACCGTGAACGGCCACAAGCTGGAGCCCAAGCAGGCCGAAGACGCCGTGTACCTGGCCTTCAACAAGCCGGTGGGCATCACCAGCACCTCAGAGCCCGGCGTGCGCGGCAATATTGTAGACTACGTGAACCATGCGGCCCGCGTGTTCCCCATCGGCCGGCTCGACAAGGACTCCTCGGGCCTGATATTTCTGACCAGCGACGGCGACATCGTGAACAAAATCCTGCGCGCCGGCAACAAGCACGAGAAGGAATATGTGGTGACCGTGAACCGCATCCTCTCCGACCAGATGCTGGACGAGATGGCCCACGGCATTCCCATGCTGGGCACCGTCACCAAGCCCTGCCTCATTCAGAAAGAGACGCCCTACATCTTCCGCATCACGCTGGTGCAGGGCCTCAACCGCCAGATTCGCCGCATGGTGGAGCACTTCGGCTACGAAGTAACCAAGCTAGAGCGCGTGCGCATCATGAACGTGACGCTGAAGGGCCTGCCTGTGGGCGACTGGCGCGAGCTCACCCCAACCGAGTTGGCCGGCATCATGAAAATGGTGGAAAAATCGAGCGGCACCGAAGATGCCTCGGGCGTGAAGCGCGCCCCCAAGACCCCGGCCGTCGACCGGCGCCCCAAGTCCGGCCCGCCCACGCAAAAGAACCCCTCCGCCAACGGCTGGTGGGGCCCCCGCCCCGACAAAGCGGCGGCCCCTGGCTCCGGCAAGCGCCCGGCTAAGGCTAGCCCCGGCGGCGCGGCCCGGCCCAAGAGCAAGGGCCCCAGCGCCACCGGCAGCCGTCCCGCCTCCACAGGCAAAACCGGCGCCGGCGGGCGCAGCAAAGGACCCGCGCCCCGGCGCAGAGGGGGTTGA
- a CDS encoding aldehyde dehydrogenase family protein, translating into MQPAVSLPYSVPAAAASPEPANAFQAQFDALRQQAPALRRQDVAARRARLQQLSNWLHANRTAIQDALYADFRKPAAEADMTEIWTSLVELKHTVKHLKKWMAPRRVGVSLALLGTRSWVQVEPKGVVLIISPWNYPFYLAVGPLISAIAAGNAVVIKPAEQTPATSALLQRLCEDLFQPNEVLLLQGDKEVATELLKLPWDHIFFTGSPEVGKIVMRAAARHLSGLTLELGGKNPAVVDETANLRDAAEKIVWGKFLNNGQTCVAPDYLLVQESVQPALLTELAAAIQRAYNPNGAGIQQSDSLARVVNQHHFARLAGLLEDAQTRGATVVAGGTVDASQNYIEPTILTNVPAGARILEEEIFGPLLPVLTFRNLSETAEYINARLKPLAQYVFSGNAENRRYLLENISAGGAGVNETVLHFAHPELPTGGVGNSGLGKAHGHSGFLAFSNEKGVMRQRVGFTGIKAMYPPYTPRVRQLISLLVKHL; encoded by the coding sequence ATGCAACCTGCTGTTTCACTGCCCTACTCTGTTCCCGCCGCGGCGGCTTCGCCGGAGCCGGCCAACGCATTCCAAGCCCAGTTTGATGCCCTGCGGCAGCAGGCGCCCGCGCTGCGCCGCCAAGACGTGGCCGCCCGCCGGGCCCGCCTGCAGCAGCTCAGCAACTGGCTGCACGCCAACCGCACGGCCATTCAGGACGCCCTGTACGCCGATTTCCGCAAGCCGGCGGCCGAAGCCGACATGACCGAAATCTGGACGTCGCTGGTGGAGCTGAAGCACACCGTGAAGCACCTGAAAAAGTGGATGGCGCCGCGCCGGGTGGGCGTATCGCTCGCGCTGCTGGGCACCCGCTCGTGGGTGCAGGTGGAGCCCAAGGGCGTGGTGCTCATCATCTCGCCCTGGAACTACCCGTTTTACCTGGCTGTGGGGCCGCTGATATCCGCCATTGCGGCCGGCAACGCGGTGGTCATCAAGCCCGCCGAGCAAACGCCCGCCACCTCGGCGCTGCTGCAGCGGCTGTGTGAAGACTTGTTTCAGCCCAACGAGGTGCTGCTGCTGCAGGGCGACAAGGAAGTGGCCACCGAGCTGCTCAAGCTGCCCTGGGACCACATTTTCTTCACCGGCAGCCCCGAGGTGGGCAAGATTGTGATGCGCGCCGCCGCCCGCCACCTCAGCGGCCTCACCCTGGAGCTGGGCGGCAAGAACCCCGCCGTGGTCGACGAAACGGCCAACCTGCGCGACGCGGCCGAGAAAATCGTGTGGGGCAAGTTCTTGAACAACGGCCAGACCTGCGTAGCGCCCGACTACCTGCTGGTGCAGGAAAGCGTGCAGCCGGCCCTGCTCACGGAGCTCGCCGCCGCCATTCAGCGGGCCTACAACCCGAACGGCGCCGGGATTCAGCAGTCGGACTCGCTGGCCCGGGTGGTGAACCAGCACCACTTCGCCCGCCTGGCCGGCCTGCTCGAAGACGCCCAGACCCGCGGCGCCACGGTGGTGGCCGGCGGCACCGTCGATGCCTCGCAGAACTACATCGAGCCCACTATTCTGACAAACGTGCCGGCTGGCGCACGCATTCTGGAAGAGGAGATTTTCGGCCCGCTCTTGCCCGTGCTCACCTTCCGGAACCTAAGCGAAACGGCCGAGTACATCAACGCCCGGCTCAAGCCCCTGGCCCAATACGTATTCTCGGGCAACGCCGAAAACCGCCGCTACCTGCTGGAAAATATATCCGCCGGTGGCGCGGGCGTCAACGAAACCGTGCTCCACTTCGCGCACCCTGAGCTGCCCACCGGCGGCGTGGGCAACAGCGGCCTGGGCAAGGCCCACGGCCACTCGGGCTTCTTGGCGTTCAGCAACGAAAAAGGGGTGATGCGCCAGCGCGTGGGCTTCACGGGCATCAAGGCCATGTACCCGCCCTACACCCCGCGGGTTCGTCAGCTAATATCCTTGTTGGTAAAGCATTTGTAA
- a CDS encoding SDR family oxidoreductase, whose translation MANQPTTLPPEHQNQQPGVEAEMTPMPIYIRPSYRGSDKLLGKVALITGGDSGIGRAVAVHYAREGADVAITYLPQEEQDAYDTRQLLEAEGRRCLTLPGDLRDPGFCQDIVERTVQELGRLNIVVNNAAEQFPSADLAEISDQQWRDTFDVNFFSFVRVSRAALKHLKADDSIICTSSINAYRGNQQLLDYSATKGAITVFVRSLAQQLAEKKIRVNSVAPGPIWTPLIPASFPPEKVGTFGKDTTMKRPGQPSEVAPAYVFLASEDASYFTGQTLHPNGGETVNT comes from the coding sequence ATGGCAAACCAACCCACCACCCTGCCCCCGGAGCACCAAAACCAGCAACCTGGCGTCGAGGCCGAAATGACGCCCATGCCCATCTACATTCGCCCCAGCTACCGGGGCAGCGACAAGCTCCTGGGTAAAGTAGCACTCATCACGGGCGGCGACTCCGGCATAGGCCGGGCCGTGGCCGTGCACTACGCCCGCGAGGGGGCCGACGTGGCCATCACCTACCTGCCCCAGGAAGAGCAGGACGCCTACGACACCCGCCAGCTGTTGGAAGCCGAAGGCCGCCGCTGCCTCACGCTGCCCGGCGACCTGCGCGACCCCGGCTTCTGCCAGGACATTGTGGAGCGCACCGTGCAGGAGTTGGGCCGGCTCAATATCGTGGTGAACAACGCCGCCGAGCAATTCCCCAGCGCCGACCTGGCCGAGATATCCGACCAACAGTGGCGCGATACGTTCGACGTCAACTTCTTCTCGTTTGTGCGCGTGAGCCGGGCTGCGCTCAAGCACCTGAAAGCGGACGACTCCATCATCTGCACGTCCAGCATCAACGCCTACCGCGGCAACCAGCAACTGCTCGACTACTCGGCCACCAAGGGCGCCATCACGGTGTTTGTGCGCTCGCTGGCCCAGCAGCTGGCCGAGAAGAAAATCCGCGTCAATTCCGTGGCGCCCGGCCCCATCTGGACGCCGCTCATCCCGGCCAGCTTCCCGCCCGAGAAAGTGGGCACCTTCGGCAAAGACACCACCATGAAGCGCCCCGGCCAGCCCAGCGAAGTGGCCCCGGCCTACGTGTTTCTGGCCAGCGAAGACGCCTCGTACTTCACAGGCCAAACCCTGCACCCCAACGGCGGCGAAACCGTGAACACCTAA
- the rlmF gene encoding 23S rRNA (adenine(1618)-N(6))-methyltransferase RlmF → MKPPLPAPAPEKDQLHPRNPHRAPYDFPQLTQRSPELAAFVQPNHYGNLSIDFANPAAVKALNRALLRQFYGIEYWDIPKGYLCPPIPGRADYVHYLADLLAESNGGTLPPGEEITVLDVGVGANCIYPIIGRREYGWHFVGSDVDGVAVRAAQQIEAANPGLAGAIECRLQPARTRIFDGLIQAGELFDLTMCNPPFHASAAAAAAGSQRKTSNLGTARGPRPALNFGGQNNELWCEGGEASFIRRMVQESGRRPRSCYWYTSLVSKKETLPGVYRALKTAGATAVRTIDMAQGQKKSRLVAWTFLTPAQQAAWQAERWANIS, encoded by the coding sequence ATGAAGCCCCCGCTCCCCGCTCCTGCTCCCGAAAAAGACCAACTGCACCCGCGCAACCCGCACCGCGCGCCCTACGATTTCCCGCAGCTGACCCAGCGCAGCCCCGAGCTCGCCGCTTTCGTGCAGCCCAACCACTACGGCAACCTCTCCATTGATTTTGCCAACCCCGCCGCCGTCAAGGCCCTGAACCGGGCCCTGCTGCGGCAGTTCTACGGCATCGAGTACTGGGACATTCCCAAGGGCTACCTATGCCCGCCCATCCCCGGCCGGGCCGACTACGTGCATTACCTGGCCGATTTACTGGCCGAAAGCAACGGCGGCACCCTGCCACCCGGCGAAGAAATCACGGTGCTCGACGTGGGCGTGGGCGCCAACTGCATTTACCCCATCATCGGGCGGCGCGAGTACGGCTGGCACTTCGTGGGTTCCGATGTGGACGGCGTGGCCGTGCGCGCCGCCCAGCAGATTGAGGCAGCCAACCCCGGCCTGGCTGGCGCCATCGAGTGCCGGCTGCAACCCGCCCGCACCCGCATTTTCGATGGCCTCATCCAAGCCGGCGAGTTGTTTGACCTCACCATGTGCAACCCGCCGTTTCATGCCTCGGCCGCGGCGGCGGCAGCCGGCAGCCAACGCAAAACCAGCAACCTGGGCACCGCGCGCGGGCCCCGGCCGGCCCTGAACTTTGGCGGGCAAAACAACGAGCTGTGGTGCGAAGGCGGCGAGGCTTCCTTCATTCGGCGCATGGTGCAGGAAAGCGGCCGGCGGCCCCGCTCCTGCTACTGGTACACGTCATTGGTTTCGAAAAAAGAAACGTTGCCGGGCGTGTACCGGGCCCTAAAAACGGCCGGCGCCACCGCCGTGCGCACCATCGACATGGCCCAGGGGCAGAAAAAAAGCCGGCTCGTGGCCTGGACTTTTCTCACGCCGGCGCAACAAGCCGCGTGGCAAGCGGAACGGTGGGCGAATATTAGCTAG
- a CDS encoding phosphatase PAP2 family protein, producing MRLFVALFFSLLSISPSFASSTRLTTGDPDTTCTSTTSASAPADTTLAKAHRPGAPAASAVPLAAADTLGPHTRNAQGRISDYTVAPGVTWHYEKPRPFSWLLHIPRDLGQFPGYAFRKDNARTFMGLAVSSLVLWTADQAITDAAQQFGRYVGLKEASTQKTLVYIPFHIGTANLPFEFNVPDNLNSSFYFLGDGWTHLTVASSFWIYGGIKKDNRALRTSSELGEAIFSTGLVIQTLKRLTGRQSPYVATKDRGEWHLFPSYDRYQHFVPNYDAFPTGHLATAMATITVIADNYPEYHFIRPLGYSLMGLLGYSMLNNGVHWASDYPIGIALGYAFAKIAVRNGRTRVEAPLDPAAHGSGFQTMPRRKPWYRQGNFSPYNYGPFTGASWSLRW from the coding sequence ATGCGGCTGTTTGTTGCGCTTTTTTTCAGTCTGCTTTCTATCTCCCCCAGTTTTGCCAGCTCAACCCGCCTGACCACCGGCGACCCGGACACCACCTGCACCAGCACTACCTCGGCCTCTGCTCCTGCGGATACCACCCTGGCCAAGGCCCACCGCCCCGGCGCGCCGGCCGCGTCTGCCGTGCCGCTGGCCGCAGCCGATACGCTGGGGCCGCATACTCGGAACGCGCAGGGCCGCATCTCTGACTACACGGTGGCGCCCGGCGTGACGTGGCACTACGAGAAGCCCCGCCCGTTTAGCTGGCTGCTGCACATCCCGCGCGACCTGGGCCAGTTCCCCGGCTATGCGTTCCGCAAAGACAACGCCCGCACGTTCATGGGCCTGGCCGTGAGCTCCCTGGTGCTGTGGACGGCTGACCAGGCCATTACGGATGCCGCGCAGCAGTTCGGCCGCTATGTGGGGCTGAAGGAAGCCAGCACCCAGAAGACGCTGGTGTACATCCCCTTCCACATCGGCACCGCCAACCTGCCGTTCGAATTCAACGTGCCCGACAACCTGAACAGCTCGTTTTACTTTCTCGGCGACGGCTGGACGCACCTCACCGTGGCCAGCAGCTTCTGGATCTACGGCGGCATTAAGAAAGACAACCGCGCCCTGCGCACGTCCAGCGAGCTCGGCGAGGCCATCTTCAGCACCGGCCTGGTCATCCAGACGCTCAAGCGCCTCACCGGCCGCCAGAGCCCCTACGTGGCCACCAAAGACCGCGGCGAGTGGCACCTGTTTCCGTCGTACGACCGCTACCAGCACTTCGTGCCCAACTACGATGCCTTCCCCACCGGCCATCTGGCCACGGCCATGGCCACAATCACGGTCATCGCCGACAATTACCCCGAGTACCACTTCATTCGCCCCCTGGGCTACTCACTGATGGGCCTGTTGGGCTACTCCATGCTCAACAACGGCGTGCACTGGGCCAGCGACTACCCCATCGGCATTGCCCTGGGCTACGCGTTTGCCAAAATTGCCGTGCGCAACGGCCGCACCCGCGTGGAGGCACCGCTGGACCCCGCCGCCCACGGCTCCGGCTTCCAAACCATGCCGCGGCGCAAGCCCTGGTACCGGCAGGGCAACTTCTCACCTTACAACTACGGCCCCTTCACGGGCGCCTCGTGGTCGCTGCGCTGGTAG
- a CDS encoding FAD-dependent oxidoreductase produces the protein MFTLTPDRSVVLKALADTIIPALPDGSPPGSTGLNLEKLEAAIREQPLGAQAEFGKLLDLMDKPLLGLTWFGPLKPFCKLDPAQREQLLQSWAASNVPQLRKGFQAVRKLCTLLYYGGSMAEVPAAWGFLGYPGPDEKPVDTPKPIKTLHPTQDAEYDCDVLVIGSGAGGGVVAGELAEAGHDVLVIEKGPYCHGCDFTQREVDMLGTLYDAKGTLSTQDGSIGILAGSCLGGGTTVNWAGAFRTPDYVLQEWAREHDAPQFTTLEFKESLNAVARAISVNTNYTRHNGQNQALWDGSTKLGQEVRLIPRNEKGLTDSDTHFRALGYTTLGDAHGIKQGTLNTYLLTAFEHGARILADTKVERVTIAHGRATGAEAVHTTADGRPVRVTVRARRVVVAGGAIQTPALLLRSGLKHPHLGRHLHLHPTVVVGARYPHPMNSWHGPSMSVVNDTYTMLHGTNFGAKLETPPTHPGLLSMVLPWLSGRQHHELMRDANHLGSFIVLTRDRDGGRVSIDKHGAPLIDYTLSDFDRANMLEGVRAAAQIHIAAGATTVYLPHGTLPTLHAQNGVLQNPEVLDKLPHLSWKPNQFGLYSAHQMSTCRMGGDVATHPLKLNGETVEVQNLFVADGSAFPACSGVNPMLTIMALAHFTAQGMKSGEARPGRALPLAPTLGQHATT, from the coding sequence ATGTTTACGCTCACGCCCGACCGTTCTGTCGTTCTTAAAGCCCTGGCCGACACCATCATTCCGGCCCTGCCCGATGGCAGTCCGCCCGGCTCCACGGGCCTGAACCTGGAGAAGTTGGAGGCGGCCATCCGGGAGCAGCCGCTTGGGGCCCAGGCCGAATTCGGCAAGCTGCTCGACCTGATGGACAAGCCCCTGCTCGGCCTCACTTGGTTTGGGCCGCTGAAGCCTTTCTGCAAGCTGGACCCCGCGCAGCGCGAGCAATTGCTGCAAAGCTGGGCGGCCTCCAACGTGCCGCAGCTGCGCAAAGGCTTCCAGGCGGTACGCAAGCTGTGCACGCTGCTCTACTACGGCGGCAGCATGGCCGAGGTACCGGCCGCCTGGGGCTTCCTGGGCTACCCCGGGCCCGACGAAAAGCCCGTAGACACCCCCAAGCCCATCAAAACCCTGCACCCGACCCAGGACGCCGAGTACGACTGCGACGTGCTGGTGATTGGCAGCGGCGCGGGCGGTGGCGTGGTGGCCGGCGAGCTGGCCGAGGCCGGGCACGACGTGCTGGTCATCGAAAAAGGCCCGTACTGCCACGGCTGCGACTTTACCCAGCGCGAAGTAGACATGCTGGGTACCCTCTACGACGCCAAAGGCACGCTCTCGACCCAGGACGGCAGCATTGGCATCCTGGCGGGCTCCTGCCTGGGCGGCGGCACCACCGTGAACTGGGCCGGCGCCTTCCGCACGCCCGACTACGTGCTGCAGGAATGGGCCCGCGAGCACGACGCGCCCCAGTTCACCACCCTCGAGTTCAAAGAGAGCCTTAACGCCGTGGCCCGCGCCATCAGCGTGAACACCAACTACACCCGGCACAACGGCCAGAACCAGGCCCTGTGGGACGGCTCCACGAAATTGGGCCAGGAAGTGCGGCTGATTCCGCGCAACGAAAAAGGCCTGACGGATTCCGACACGCATTTTCGGGCCCTGGGCTACACTACCCTGGGCGACGCCCACGGCATCAAGCAGGGCACCCTAAACACCTACTTGCTCACCGCGTTCGAGCACGGCGCCCGCATTTTGGCCGATACCAAAGTGGAGCGCGTGACCATTGCCCACGGCCGCGCTACCGGCGCCGAGGCCGTGCACACCACGGCCGATGGCCGCCCGGTGCGCGTCACGGTGCGAGCCCGCCGCGTGGTGGTGGCCGGCGGCGCTATCCAGACGCCCGCCCTGCTGCTGCGCTCCGGCCTGAAGCACCCGCACCTGGGCCGGCACCTGCACCTGCACCCCACCGTGGTGGTGGGCGCCCGCTACCCCCACCCCATGAACTCCTGGCACGGCCCCAGCATGAGCGTGGTAAACGACACCTACACCATGCTGCATGGCACCAACTTCGGCGCCAAGCTCGAAACGCCCCCCACCCACCCCGGCCTGCTGAGCATGGTGCTGCCCTGGCTTTCGGGCCGGCAGCACCACGAGCTGATGCGCGACGCCAACCACCTGGGCTCGTTCATTGTGCTCACCCGCGACCGCGACGGCGGTCGCGTGAGCATCGACAAGCACGGCGCCCCGCTGATTGACTACACGCTGTCGGACTTTGACCGGGCCAACATGCTGGAGGGCGTGCGCGCAGCCGCCCAAATCCACATCGCGGCGGGGGCCACCACCGTGTACCTGCCCCACGGCACCCTGCCCACCCTGCACGCCCAGAACGGTGTGCTCCAAAACCCCGAGGTGCTCGACAAGCTCCCGCATCTGAGCTGGAAGCCCAACCAGTTTGGCCTCTACAGCGCCCACCAGATGAGCACCTGCCGCATGGGCGGCGACGTTGCCACCCACCCGCTCAAGCTCAACGGCGAAACCGTGGAGGTGCAGAACCTCTTCGTGGCCGATGGCTCGGCCTTTCCGGCGTGCAGCGGCGTCAACCCCATGCTCACCATCATGGCCCTGGCCCACTTCACGGCCCAGGGCATGAAGAGCGGGGAAGCGCGCCCCGGCCGCGCCCTACCTTTGGCCCCGACTTTGGGCCAACATGCTACTACTTAA